A genomic region of Saccopteryx bilineata isolate mSacBil1 chromosome 1, mSacBil1_pri_phased_curated, whole genome shotgun sequence contains the following coding sequences:
- the LOC136333100 gene encoding LOW QUALITY PROTEIN: zinc finger protein 709-like (The sequence of the model RefSeq protein was modified relative to this genomic sequence to represent the inferred CDS: inserted 1 base in 1 codon) produces the protein MDSVAIEDVFVTFSPEEWALLDPAQKKLYRDVMRETFRNLASVGKKWEDHDIEYQYRNNGRKRRSHMVERLCESKEARQHGENLSLISNMNLKKKTTGVKPHECSVCGKVFMHRSSLNVHIKCHSGHKAYEYHKYRKKPYKFRDCDRAFIYLQFLDKHDRNHGLENSYKCKECGKSFRYRQSVHRHERTHTGEKPYQCKHCGKAFSYKCTFQTHERTHTGEKRYECKQCGKTLSSPSSLQKHERTHTGEKPYECKECEKAFGDLSCLRVHMTTHTGEGPYKCKECEKAFIFPSSFRAHERIHTGEKPYECKQCGKALSCSSSYRSHERTHTGEKPYACKECGKAFSHKQTLKVHMRLHTGEKPYECKQCGKTFRYKGTFQTHERTHTGEKRYECKQCGKALSSSTSLRKHEKTHTGEGPYKCKECEKAFISPSSFRVHERIHTGEKPYICKQCGKAYIYYSSFQLHERTHTXEKPSECKECGRAFSQNQTLKVHMKLHTGEKRNPMDMKNLVKFTGVLVPYKNMKDVISKAL, from the exons GACTCAGTGGCCATTGAAGATGTATTTGTGACCTTCAGTCCAGAGGAGTGGGCCTTACTGGATCCTGCACAGAAGAAACTCTACAGAGATGTGATGCGGGAAACCTTCAGGAACCTGGCCTCAGTAG ggaaaaaatgggaagatCATGACATTGAATATCAGTACAGAAACAATGGGAGAAAACGAAG AAGTCATATGGTAGAGAGACTCTGTGAAAGTAAAGAGGCTCGTCAACATGGAGAAAACCTCAGTCTTATTTCAAATATGAATCTAAAGAAGAAAACCACTGGAGTGAAACCACATGAGTGTAGTGTGTGTGGGAAAGTCTTCATGCATCGTTCATCTCTTAATGTGCACATCAAATGTCACTCTGGACACAAAGCCTATGAGTATCATAAATACAGAAAGAAGCCTTATAAATTTAGGGACTGTGATAGAGCCTTCATTTATCTCCAGTTTTTGGATAAGCATGACAGAAATCACGGCTTAGAGAATTCCTataaatgtaaggaatgtgggaaatCCTTTAGATATCGCCAGTCTGTTCACAGACATGAACGgactcacactggagagaagccctatCAATGTAAACACTGTGGAAAAGCCTTTAGCTATAAATGTACTTTTCAAACACATGAGaggactcacacaggagagaaacggTATGAATGTAAGCAATGTGGGAAAACCCTCAGTAGTCCCAGTtctctgcaaaaacatgaaagAACTCATACTGGAGAAAAACCTTATGAATGTAAGGAGTGTGAGAAAGCCTTTGGTGATCTGTCATGCCTCCGAGTACACATGACCACTCACACTGGAGAAGGACCTTATAAATGTAAGGAATGtgagaaagcatttatttttcccaGTTCATTCCGGGCACATGAAAGGatccacacaggagagaaaccctatgaatgtaagcaGTGTGGGAAAGCCCTCAGTTGTTCCAGTTCCTATCGAAGTCATGAGAGAActcacactggggagaaaccttatgcatgtaaggaatgtgggaaagccttctccCATAAGCAAACCTTAAAAGTTCACATGAGActgcacactggagagaaaccctatgagtGTAAACAGTGTGGGAAAACCTTTAGATACAAAGGTACTTTTCAAACACATGAGaggactcacacaggagagaaacggTATGAATGTAAGCAATGTGGGAAAGCCCTCAGTAGTTCCACATCTCTTCGAAAACATGAAAAAACTCATACTGGAGAAGGACCTTATAAATGTAAGGAATGTGAGAAAGCATTTATTTCTCCCAGTTCATTTCGGGTACATGAAAGGatccacactggagagaaaccctacATATGTaaacagtgtgggaaagcctACATTTATTACTCTTCCTTTCAGTTACATGAAAGAACTCATA GAGAGAAACCCTCTGAATGCAAGGAATGTGGGAGAGCTTTCTCCCAAAACCAGACTTTAAAAGTACACATGAAACTGCACACtggagagaaaagaaaccctATGGATATGAAAAATCTAGTAAAGTTTACTGGTGTTCTAGTTCCTTACAAAAATATGAAAGACGTTATATCAAAGGCACTATGA